The Alphaproteobacteria bacterium DNA segment CCCATCGTGAAGATCTTTAGTCGTAAAAGACTTGCTAATCGTGTACGTCCCTTCCCCGAAGACGCTCAACGAATTGGAAACAGCTCTCGAAATACCTACGCCGAATGGGAAGCCAACAACACCTTTCGTTTGACTACCTGAGCCTTCAGTTTCAGACTCACTATATTTCACTCTATACTTCGAATAACTAACTCCGAGAATGCCATATAAAGCTGTACTTTCGGATATCTTTCGGCCCAAATGCCCCACAATTCCGAAACTGTACTTTTGAGACAACTTCACCTGGTTCACCGTATCAACTGCACCTACCTCCAGATCTTTGGTCGTCGTGCCCTTCGACGAAGAAGTGTTTAGAAAAAGATTTCCTGCATAGTATATTTTTCCTGACTCACGGCTGAATCCAGCTTGAATTTCCCCAACAACGCCATTGGCTGTGGGTTGATACTTTGCGGTTTCATTGGCATTTCCTGATGTAACGGTTCCATTTCCACTAGAGGAGAGATGCTGGTACCCTGCTCCAATGCCGACTGTCCAACCATGGAATGC contains these protein-coding regions:
- a CDS encoding porin family protein, which produces MKKYVVSALLFSSTVLASDSYAKNAFHGWTVGIGAGYQHLSSSGNGTVTSGNANETAKYQPTANGVVGEIQAGFSRESGKIYYAGNLFLNTSSSKGTTTKDLEVGAVDTVNQVKLSQKYSFGIVGHLGRKISESTALYGILGVSYSKYRVKYSESETEGSGSQTKGVVGFPFGVGISRAVSNSLSVFGEGTYTISKSFTTKDLHDGTEDFQVKIAPRTLNVLAGVRYTF